The window AAAATGGATTTACCAGCGCCGGTTTCGCCCGTGAACACGGTGAAGCCAGCAGAAAAATCGAGTTCTATCGCATCGACGATAACAAAATCACGGATAGCAAGCGTGCGCAGCATAAGGGGATTCGGTGTAAAAAAGAGATAACAAGAGGTGGAATGAATGCAAAAAATGCGCTGCTATCAACCGATAGCTGGTGTCGTTCTACGCTAGCTATTTTAACGTAAAGCGCCCTCTACTGACGGGTACTCATTCCAATGCAATTTCTGCCGCAAGGTGTCGTAATAGTTCCAGCCCTTTGGATGTAAAAAGGTGACCGTATGAGCGGATCGCTGGATCACGATTCGATCTTTGTAGATTAGGCTGGCGAAGGATTGCATATCAAAATTGACGCTGATATCTCGGCCTGCGACGATTTCAATTACGATCTCACTGGAGTCCGGCAACACTATCGGGCGATTGGACAGGGCATGCGGCGCAATTGGCACCATCACAATGCCGCTCAGGCTAGGATGCAATAAGGGGCCACCGGCCGAGAGCGCATACGCCGTTGAGCCAGTCGGAGTAGAAACGATTAGACCGTCCGAGCGCTGGTTGTACATAAAATGCTGATCGACATCGACCCGCAATTCCACCATGCCAGACCCGGTGCCACGCGATACCACAACATCATTAAATGCCATTCCGCTAAAAATCTGCTCGCCGTCACGGATCACAATACCTTGCAACAAACTGCGTTTTTCGGATTCATAATTACCTTCCAGCATTTCTGTAATGACGGGCAGCATGCGGTCCAGCGGGATATCGGTAATAAAACCAAGCCGCCCCTGATTGATACCGATTAGCGGCACATTGTAGGGGGCAAGCTGGCGGGCGATCCCTAACATTGTGCCATCGCCACCGAGGACAATCGCGGCGTCAGCGTTTTTCCCGATATCAGGTACCGACAGCACGCTAAATCCTTCTACTGAGATATTTTGTGCAGTCTCTTCGTCGAATACGACAGTGTGACCGGCCTGGCCTAAAAAATCGGCTAGCTCAGTCAAGGATTCGATAATGCCTGCGGCGTTATATTTGCCTATCAGTGCGATGGTTTTAGACGAAGAGGTCATAAAGGTTGGTAATGTGAGCACGGATGACGGACTGAAAACCTGTAAAAACCCCATAATCGAGCGCCCCGCGTTGTAGGTGTTGCAAAGCCTTAAAGCCTCGCAATACCGACGTATTGCTTTGTTTTGTGCCTAGCGCGGCATCTCGATTAAAGGATTTTAGAAGTTTCCGATTGACTCAGATTAGACCATAATTGCGTTTGATTTGGATATTCCAAATAGCGACAAGCCTCTGCAATTCGCTGTAAGTGGGCGAAATTCCCAAAAAATAGATGAGAAGTGACGATGAGTAGTCCTAAGATTCAGGCAGTGCTGTTCGATTTAGACGATACCTTGTGGCCCGTCGCACCAGTGATTCAATATGCCGAGGCGAGCTTATACCAGTGGATGATGTTTAATACGCCAGAAGTAGCACAACATTATTCGATCGACCGCATGCGCAGTTATCGCGAAAAGCTGGTCAAAACCAATCCGCGCTTCCAATATGATTTGTGGTCGCTGCGCCACGCATTGTTATCGAAATTGTTCCAGGAATTTAAAGTTGATGTGGTAAAGGCTGATGAAGCTATGGCGGTCTTTGCCGATGCCCGTAACAAAGTCAGTCTCTATGATGACGTAGTACCGGGTTTACAGGCGTTGAGCAAGCGCGTCAAACTGGGTTCCATTTCAAATGGCTTTGCCGATTTGCATGTTATTGGTCTGGCGCCTCATTTCCATGTTTCACTCGCAGCCCACAAATTTGGCTGCGCCAAGCCCGATCCAAGAATCTTTAGTGCTGCATGCAATGCCTTAGATTTGTCACCAGAACAGGTGATGTATGTCGGCGATGACTTACTCTTAGATGTAGAGGGCGCGCAACGCGCCGGTATGCAAGGCGTCTGGATGAACCGCCACCAAGTCGCACAAGACAAGCCACATCATGCACATATTAAGCCAGATGCCGTGGTAGCGAGTGTGCATGATGTGCTAGCGATGTTTTTGGCTTGAGCGTATTGACTCGATGTTTGAATCAAAATGCTGCGAATCTAAAAAAACTTAACCACTGTATTTTGATAGTTGAGTAGTTAGACTCGATCTGATAGTCGCCGATATAAAGGTAATCAGTGATTAGATCGAGCGCTCATTCACCTATATTATTTACCAATATTGGCGTCTAAAAAGTGGTCTACTTTGTTCCAAAAATCTAATCGGTTTTTGACCAATCCCCAGCCATGACCTTCCTCAACATATTCAATCCACTCAACTGATGAGTTTGTCTTGCGGACGGCAGCTAAGAAGTCTTTCCCATGAGCGATAGGAACACGTCTGTCTGATCCACCATAAGCAAGTAGCAGCGGTTGCCGAATACGATCTGCTATTTCAACTGGTGAAGTTTCTTTTAGTTGGGCTGCGTCTTTTACTTTGTCGCCAATTAATACAGGCATTCCGTAGTTTTGCCATTGAGCGTCGGCATCGCTATTCCAGTTTGACTGGTACATTAAGTTTAAATCCGTTACACCAACCCAATTCACGCCACAACGAAATAATTCTGGATTTTTTGCTAGTCCCATTAGTACCGCATATCCGCCATAACTAGCCCCAGCGATACAGATACGTTTCGGATCGGCGATTCCTTGTTGTATCGCCCATTTTGTACCATCGGCGATATCATCTTGCATAGCAAGGCCCCATTGTTTCCAGCCTGCTCTGAAATGTTTATATCCGTAACCGGTGCTACCACGGAATTCTGGCTGCAATACCGCATAGCCTTTAGACGCTAAAAACTGTACTTCCGGATCCCAGCCCCAGTTTACTCCGCGAACAAACGGACCGCCATGCACTAAAACCACCATGGGTAAATTTTTATTGGCTTTGCCTTGAGGCAATGTTAAATAAGCCGGAATTTCTAATCCATCTCTTGCTTTGTATCGCACCATATCTTGTGCTGCCATTTTCTTTGATTCTATGTCGGGATGTTTTCCTCCAATTAAATCTAACTTCTTAGTTGTTATATCGTAAATTAAAAATGTTGCTGGCTGCACATCTGAGTAGGAGCGTATTAGAACATTCTGACTCACTCCATTCCTTGAGATGGATAAGTCGTTGATGGTATTTGGTAATAAAGTATCGATCGACGTTTGAATTTTTTTCATTTCTTCATCAAACCAGATCGTTGATGAAGCATCATTTTCGTAACGAACGCCCAACAATTTTTTCTTGGAGAAATCAAAAATCATTGAACCGTCAAAATCGTAACCAGTAATTGAAACCAGTGGGTTAGGATCAATAGCATTCTTCTCTAAATCAAAACGGTATAAAGCACTTGTATCGTGACCGTTTCGAGCGGTTACATATAATGATCCGTCCGGGCCGAAAGAAAATGGCGTGAAACTTCCTTCTTTGAAGGTATTGAATTGAGATAATTGACGCCATTTTTCTGTTTTGGGATCGAGATAGTAAATGGTGCTGACACCCTCGTTTGTAGTTATATTGATGCGCGGAGTACCAAATTGATCAATCAACCATTCTTTGCTATCCCCAGGTCTTGTTATGCGTTCAACGGCTCCGGTTGTTGTGTCTAGTCGTATTAGCGACAATGCTTTTAAATCATAAACAGCATCCCAAACCGGATGCACGACAAATACACTATTTGATCCCTTACTAAAATCGACGGAATAAAAATAATTGTCTGCGCGCAAAATGCGGCTTTTAATGATGGTTCCAGTAGTAAATTCTTCTCCCCAAACACGATCAACTAAGGTTCTTGCCCCTGATCCATCACGGTTTATCGCATACAGACCTGGGAAAAATCGATTATCACCGATGCCTACATTCTTATCCTTCGTACTAAATACCAACCTGTCATCATTTACCCAATGAAATTCGTCGATATCTGCATTGCTGAAGCCACTAATAATTTTGGACGATTTTGTTGCTAGATCTACGACCGCCAATTGCATACGTCCACTTTTTGTTGCAACTAATACCCCCAGATATTTTCCGTCTGGCGATAGGGCGGCTTTATCTAATTTTGGATTTTCAAAAAAAATGTCAACAGAGGTTTGTTCTGCGCTAGCTCGTGAATTTGATGCTGTTGAAAATAAAATGACACCAATTATCGCAATAGTAAAAATTAATTTACTCCGGCCAATGAAATTACTAATCATAAATTTTGATTTGATTTTTTGAAAAAGAAATCAATCATAGCCGAGGATAAATAATGTTTTTATGTAAAGTTAATTTATTTTCACAATACTGCAAATTAAGACCAATAGTGTCGTTAATCAGTAACGAAATATATTGGAATTTGGCGCTATTAATCAAGCTACTAACTTAGCTATCCGCATTAACTAGCCGATGGTGGCGAAGTCGAACTGAGTATCGCCGCAACAAAAATGACGATCAACAAAATGATCGCTTCTGCTTGCAGTATTAAAGTAAACCGCCGCTCTGTCGGATGTTGCTTAGATTTTTCTAATGCCTGCAGTAAATCAGGCATCACATAAAAACGGTTATATCCGCCTAGTGCTGCGGCACCAATTACCAGTGCAATTTTAAGTAGCAGAGTAATGCCGTACGCACTGTCTGTGATTGCGCTGACACTGTTGACGTCACCTAGCCCTCGCCATACGTTTAGGCCACCGGTTATAAAAATGCCGACTAACCCCCAGCTAGCAGAGTGCGACAGTGCAGTGACATAACTAACGCAATCGCGTCGGTGATCTTGCAGCGAGCCTACCGGTTTGG of the Undibacterium sp. 5I1 genome contains:
- a CDS encoding alpha/beta fold hydrolase; translated protein: MISNFIGRSKLIFTIAIIGVILFSTASNSRASAEQTSVDIFFENPKLDKAALSPDGKYLGVLVATKSGRMQLAVVDLATKSSKIISGFSNADIDEFHWVNDDRLVFSTKDKNVGIGDNRFFPGLYAINRDGSGARTLVDRVWGEEFTTGTIIKSRILRADNYFYSVDFSKGSNSVFVVHPVWDAVYDLKALSLIRLDTTTGAVERITRPGDSKEWLIDQFGTPRINITTNEGVSTIYYLDPKTEKWRQLSQFNTFKEGSFTPFSFGPDGSLYVTARNGHDTSALYRFDLEKNAIDPNPLVSITGYDFDGSMIFDFSKKKLLGVRYENDASSTIWFDEEMKKIQTSIDTLLPNTINDLSISRNGVSQNVLIRSYSDVQPATFLIYDITTKKLDLIGGKHPDIESKKMAAQDMVRYKARDGLEIPAYLTLPQGKANKNLPMVVLVHGGPFVRGVNWGWDPEVQFLASKGYAVLQPEFRGSTGYGYKHFRAGWKQWGLAMQDDIADGTKWAIQQGIADPKRICIAGASYGGYAVLMGLAKNPELFRCGVNWVGVTDLNLMYQSNWNSDADAQWQNYGMPVLIGDKVKDAAQLKETSPVEIADRIRQPLLLAYGGSDRRVPIAHGKDFLAAVRKTNSSVEWIEYVEEGHGWGLVKNRLDFWNKVDHFLDANIGK
- a CDS encoding NAD kinase, which codes for MTSSSKTIALIGKYNAAGIIESLTELADFLGQAGHTVVFDEETAQNISVEGFSVLSVPDIGKNADAAIVLGGDGTMLGIARQLAPYNVPLIGINQGRLGFITDIPLDRMLPVITEMLEGNYESEKRSLLQGIVIRDGEQIFSGMAFNDVVVSRGTGSGMVELRVDVDQHFMYNQRSDGLIVSTPTGSTAYALSAGGPLLHPSLSGIVMVPIAPHALSNRPIVLPDSSEIVIEIVAGRDISVNFDMQSFASLIYKDRIVIQRSAHTVTFLHPKGWNYYDTLRQKLHWNEYPSVEGALR
- a CDS encoding HAD family hydrolase, with translation MSSPKIQAVLFDLDDTLWPVAPVIQYAEASLYQWMMFNTPEVAQHYSIDRMRSYREKLVKTNPRFQYDLWSLRHALLSKLFQEFKVDVVKADEAMAVFADARNKVSLYDDVVPGLQALSKRVKLGSISNGFADLHVIGLAPHFHVSLAAHKFGCAKPDPRIFSAACNALDLSPEQVMYVGDDLLLDVEGAQRAGMQGVWMNRHQVAQDKPHHAHIKPDAVVASVHDVLAMFLA